One genomic window of Roseateles sp. DAIF2 includes the following:
- a CDS encoding GyrI-like domain-containing protein: MEPRLLNQAAFEVVGLEILTTPASSDMPMLWTRFVPRMPEIAATGDDPFSYGVMGRLAGKEARFEYLACLKARPGSVVPAGMVRKTIPAGTYAVFETPFSRIAQAFEQIFRVWLPQATGQRVPASLFYERYAEDFNPHDPEARLTIHIPFEPSAAQA; this comes from the coding sequence ATGGAACCCCGTCTGCTGAATCAAGCCGCGTTCGAGGTGGTGGGACTTGAGATCCTCACGACCCCGGCGTCATCCGACATGCCCATGCTGTGGACCCGCTTCGTGCCCCGGATGCCGGAGATCGCCGCCACCGGCGACGACCCCTTCAGTTACGGCGTCATGGGGCGACTGGCAGGCAAGGAGGCTCGGTTCGAATACCTCGCCTGCCTCAAGGCCCGGCCGGGCAGCGTGGTGCCGGCGGGGATGGTGAGGAAGACCATTCCGGCGGGCACCTACGCGGTGTTCGAAACCCCGTTCTCGCGCATTGCGCAGGCGTTCGAGCAGATCTTCCGCGTCTGGCTGCCGCAGGCGACCGGGCAGCGCGTGCCAGCGAGCTTGTTCTACGAGCGCTATGCGGAGGATTTCAACCCACATGACCCCGAGGCGCGGCTGACGATCCATATCCCGTTCGAGCCGTCCGCGGCCCAGGCATAG
- a CDS encoding MOSC domain-containing protein — MQLLSLNTSTIQNLRIDADRSVPSGILKRAREGRVAVGTLGVEGDAQADLSVHGGPSKAVYAYPSEHYGFWQTVRAQAQAGAWGEALPPGAMGENLTLAGLLENQVWIGDTLRFPDCELVVSEPRYPCFKFNAAMGFNQAVKLMMQNGWCGFYLAVQRAGSLAAGEGFELLPGPREVGISELFRAKTRSKN, encoded by the coding sequence ATGCAACTGCTCAGCCTCAACACCTCCACCATCCAGAACCTCCGGATCGATGCCGACCGCAGCGTGCCTTCCGGCATCCTAAAGCGCGCGCGAGAGGGGCGGGTGGCGGTCGGGACGCTGGGGGTGGAGGGCGATGCGCAGGCCGACCTGAGCGTGCATGGCGGGCCGTCGAAGGCGGTCTACGCCTATCCCAGTGAGCATTACGGCTTCTGGCAGACGGTGCGGGCGCAAGCCCAGGCGGGGGCCTGGGGCGAGGCGCTGCCGCCCGGCGCGATGGGCGAGAACCTGACCCTGGCCGGCCTGCTGGAGAACCAGGTCTGGATCGGCGACACCCTGCGCTTCCCGGATTGCGAGTTGGTGGTCAGCGAGCCGCGCTATCCCTGCTTCAAGTTCAATGCGGCGATGGGCTTCAACCAGGCCGTCAAGCTGATGATGCAGAACGGCTGGTGCGGCTTCTACCTGGCGGTGCAGCGCGCCGGCAGCCTGGCGGCCGGCGAGGGCTTCGAGCTGCTGCCGGGGCCGCGCGAGGTGGGGATCTCCGAGCTGTTCCGGGCCAAGACCCGCAGCAAGAACTGA
- a CDS encoding alkene reductase: MANLFDPIQLGDLSLANRIVMAPLTRSRSQGLLPGPLAVEYYRQRASAGLIISEGTQISAEGQGYLDTPGIHTPEQIAAWKKVTDAVHAEGGKIAVQLWHVGRISHQVFQPDGGAPLSSTDRIANGRTFTSEGFVPVSAPRALSSAEIPQVVQQFVHAARCAMEAGFDAIEVHGANGYLLDQFMRDSINDRRDDYGGSIENRARLTVEVMSAIARAIGPGRSGIRLSPVTPVNDAGQDSDAQALFNHVAAQLAPLQLAFVHVIEGHTMGPRDVAPFDYQAMRANFQGPWMVNNGYTREMALQAVAEGRADLVAFGRDFISNPDLVRRLRLNAPLQPLDKATQYGGDARGYTDYPALA; encoded by the coding sequence ATGGCCAATCTGTTCGACCCGATCCAGCTCGGCGATCTGAGCCTCGCCAACCGCATCGTGATGGCACCGCTGACGCGCAGCCGCTCCCAGGGCCTGCTGCCCGGGCCGCTGGCCGTCGAGTACTACCGCCAGCGCGCCAGCGCCGGCCTGATCATCAGCGAGGGCACGCAGATCTCGGCCGAGGGCCAGGGCTATCTGGACACGCCCGGCATCCACACGCCGGAGCAGATCGCGGCCTGGAAGAAGGTCACCGACGCGGTCCATGCCGAGGGCGGCAAGATCGCGGTGCAGCTCTGGCATGTGGGCCGGATCTCGCACCAGGTGTTCCAGCCCGACGGCGGCGCGCCGCTGTCCTCGACCGACCGCATCGCCAACGGCCGCACCTTCACGAGCGAGGGCTTCGTGCCGGTTTCGGCGCCGCGCGCGCTGAGCAGCGCCGAGATCCCGCAGGTGGTGCAGCAGTTCGTCCATGCCGCGCGCTGCGCGATGGAGGCCGGCTTCGACGCCATCGAGGTGCACGGCGCCAACGGCTATCTGCTGGACCAGTTCATGCGCGACAGCATCAACGACCGCCGCGACGACTACGGCGGCTCGATCGAGAACCGCGCACGCCTGACCGTCGAGGTGATGAGCGCGATCGCCCGGGCCATCGGGCCGGGGCGCAGCGGCATCCGCCTCTCGCCGGTGACCCCGGTCAACGATGCCGGCCAGGACAGCGATGCCCAGGCCTTGTTCAATCACGTGGCGGCACAACTGGCGCCGCTGCAGCTGGCCTTCGTGCATGTGATCGAGGGCCACACGATGGGCCCGCGCGATGTCGCACCCTTCGACTACCAGGCGATGCGCGCCAACTTCCAAGGCCCCTGGATGGTCAACAACGGCTACACCCGCGAGATGGCGCTGCAGGCCGTCGCCGAGGGCCGGGCCGATCTGGTGGCCTTCGGGCGCGACTTCATCAGCAACCCCGACCTGGTGCGCCGCCTGCGCCTGAACGCGCCGCTGCAGCCGCTGGACAAGGCCACGCAGTACGGCGGCGACGCACGCGGCTACACCGACTATCCGGCACTGGCCTGA
- a CDS encoding right-handed parallel beta-helix repeat-containing protein, whose amino-acid sequence MLSLLLSAAGAAQGRSEAPALLQVGPTRAVRSLAEAARLARAGMRIEVDAGDYVGDVASWSRDGLSLRAVGGRVRLLPRGAHAQGKGIFVVAGEGVEIEGFDFIGASAPDGNGAGIRFERGSLRVRDCLFSHCEMGLLSNNDSAARLTVEDCEFAHAPARAQGRPAHLLYAGTIARLEVSGCHFHHGRTGHLLKSRAALNLIRYNRLDDAEGSASYELEFPNGGLALVLGNVIVQGPRSENPHLLAFGAEGYRPGQAQGLWLVHNTLVDSLPAGGRFLRAAPGPLPARLLNNLLVGPGLFDPAPAWESRGNERAAALRPGAALRGRLVDPGPAAGPEGAPLRPERQPRAPLGSTALAGPARYPGALQPD is encoded by the coding sequence TTGCTGTCGCTGCTGCTGAGTGCCGCCGGCGCGGCGCAGGGCCGCTCGGAGGCGCCGGCGCTGCTGCAGGTCGGCCCGACGCGCGCGGTGCGCAGCCTGGCCGAGGCGGCACGGCTGGCGCGCGCGGGCATGCGCATCGAGGTCGATGCCGGCGACTATGTCGGCGATGTGGCCAGCTGGAGCCGCGACGGCCTGAGCCTGCGCGCGGTCGGCGGCCGGGTGCGTCTGCTGCCGCGCGGCGCGCATGCGCAGGGCAAGGGCATCTTCGTGGTGGCCGGCGAGGGCGTCGAGATCGAGGGCTTCGACTTCATCGGCGCCAGCGCGCCGGACGGCAACGGCGCCGGCATCCGCTTCGAGCGCGGCTCGCTGCGGGTGCGCGACTGCCTGTTCAGCCATTGCGAGATGGGCCTGCTGAGCAACAACGATAGCGCCGCCCGGCTGACGGTGGAGGACTGCGAGTTCGCCCATGCGCCGGCGCGCGCCCAGGGCCGGCCGGCGCATCTGCTCTATGCCGGCACGATCGCGCGGCTGGAAGTCAGCGGCTGCCATTTCCACCATGGCCGCACCGGCCATTTGCTGAAGAGCCGCGCGGCGCTGAACCTGATCCGCTACAACCGCCTGGACGATGCCGAGGGCTCGGCCAGCTACGAGCTGGAGTTCCCCAACGGCGGCCTGGCCCTGGTGCTGGGCAACGTGATCGTGCAGGGTCCGCGCAGCGAGAACCCGCATCTGCTGGCCTTCGGTGCCGAGGGCTACCGGCCCGGCCAGGCCCAGGGGCTCTGGCTGGTGCACAACACCCTGGTCGACAGCCTGCCGGCCGGCGGGCGCTTCCTGCGCGCGGCGCCGGGGCCGCTGCCGGCGCGGCTGCTGAACAATCTGCTGGTCGGGCCGGGCCTGTTCGACCCCGCCCCGGCCTGGGAGTCGCGCGGCAACGAGCGCGCCGCCGCGCTGCGGCCCGGCGCGGCGCTGCGCGGCCGCTTGGTCGATCCGGGGCCGGCCGCCGGCCCCGAAGGCGCGCCGCTGCGGCCCGAGCGCCAGCCCCGCGCGCCGCTGGGCAGCACGGCGCTGGCCGGGCCGGCGCGCTATCCCGGCGCGCTGCAACCGGACTAG